Proteins encoded by one window of Lathyrus oleraceus cultivar Zhongwan6 chromosome 1, CAAS_Psat_ZW6_1.0, whole genome shotgun sequence:
- the LOC127104546 gene encoding uncharacterized protein LOC127104546 yields MSYAKLYSSLIVKNLVQPRSLPPMPEPLPWWYKPNQHYAYHQGEPGHDIENSYPLKYEVQHLVISGMMSFEDRAPNVKSDPLPAYCNSSVNMVDGCPVPYEYDKVVPYKYDATMIKDGQKVPLSATYLVVRIADIFTVTRSGRVFIPVFPKAVENIVVRKKAEVVVPLYDPVNTPIGQSGESSGLKNKDDNDEVLHVIKKGEFNVVEPLLQTPSKIFVLSLLMNSEAHREALQKFDHIVANITACNNLAFCDEELPEEGKNHNLALHISMNCKEDALSNILVDTGSSLNVLPKSTLARLSYQEALMRYNGVIVKAFGGSHKTVIGEVDLPIKIDPSNFQITFQTLKFIKNGKLVIIGGEKSLLVSHLSSFMYVEAEEVVGTPFYALSIDNMIQRTGASMSSLKYAQEIVQDGDTDNWGRVMEVVENKNRAGSSFEQRPFKKEVKAMQQSFHNGGFIHKE; encoded by the exons ATGTCCTATGCCAAATTATATTCATCTCTTATAGTTAAGAATCTGGTTCAGCCAAGAAGTCTTCCGCCTATGCCTGAACCTCTGCCGTGGTGGTATAAGCCTAATCAACATTATGCCTATCATCAAGGGGAACCaggccatgatattgagaactcTTATCCGTTGAAATATGAAGTCCAACATTTGGTAATAAGTGgaatgatgtcctttgaggatcgtgcgcCGAATGTTAAATCCGATCCATTACCTGCTTATTGTAACTCCTCTGTaaatatggtggacggttgtcccg TCCCATATGAATatgataaagttgtgccttacaAGTATGATGCTACTATGATTAAAGATGGGCAAAAGGTTCCTCTCTCCGCAACTTATTTAGTAGTAAGGATTGCTGACATTTTCACggtgacccgaagtggtcgagTGTTCATTCCAGTATTCCCGAAGGCTGTTGAGAATATTGTAGTTAGAAAGAAGGCCGAGGTGGTTGTTCCTTTGTATGATCCTGTTAACACTCCAATCGGCCAGTCTGGTGAGTCCAGTGGTTTGAAGAATAAGGATGATAATGATGAAGTACTTCATGTGATAAAGAAGGGTGAGTTTAACGTCGTAGAGCCGCTACTCCAGACGCCTTCCAAGATTTTTGTTTTATCTctattgatgaattctgaagcacaccGTGAGGCATTGCAAAAA tttgatcatattgttGCTAACATTACTGCGTGCAACAATCTGGCTTTTTGTGATGAGGAGCTTCCAGAAGAAGGTAAGAATCATAATCTAGCTCTCcatatatctatgaactgtaaggaggatgccTTGTCCAACATCTTGGTAGACACTGGTTCATCTTTGAATGTTCTACCCAAGTCTACCTTGGCTAGGCTATCTTATCAAGAAGCACTCATGAGATACAATGGTGTGATTGTAAAGGCGTTTGGCGGTTCTCACaaaaccgtcattggagaagttgacctcccaatTAAGATTGATCCGAGCaatttccaaattactttccag ACGCTCAAATTTatcaagaatgggaagcttgttattaTTGGTGGTGAGAAGTCACTGTTGGTGAGCCACTTATCATCTTTCAtgtatgttgaagctgaggaagTTGTTGGAACTCCATTCTATGCTTTGTCTATAGATAATATGATCCAGAGGActggggcatccatgtcttctttgaaaTATGCGCAAGAGATTGTTCAGGATGGTGACACAGACAATTGGGGTCGTGTCATGGAAGTGGTTGAGAACAAGAATCGGGCCGGTTCAAGTTTTGAGCAGAGGCCGTTCAAGAAGGAAGTCAAGGCTATGCAACAGAGTTTCCATAATGGAGGGTTTATCCACAAGGAATAA